The following proteins come from a genomic window of Nicotiana tomentosiformis chromosome 12, ASM39032v3, whole genome shotgun sequence:
- the LOC104111846 gene encoding dolichol-phosphate mannose synthase subunit 2 — MELADRAVGLLLTLTSLSIFTYYTFWVIILPLVDSDHFVHKYFLPQEYAILIPVYAGVALICLLSVFIGYIMLKSKKKKA; from the exons ATGGAGTTAGCGGACAGAGCTGTTGGGCTGCTTTTGACATTGACTAGTTTGTCCATTTTCACATACTATACCTTCTGGGTCATCATTCTG CCTTTAGTTGACAGTGATCATTTCGTGCACAAGTATTTTCTACCACAAGAATACGCAATTCTTATTCCTGTATATGCTGGAGTGGCACTCATCTGCTTATTGAGCGTGTTTATTGGATATATTATGCTCAAGTCCAAGAAGAAGAAGGCATGA
- the LOC104111847 gene encoding plastoglobulin-1, chloroplastic-like isoform X2 — translation MSVILQRFTAFSELLPLLAVGTIPFLKVEKISQTISTSSLTIESSTTLSSPVATSSFSATAAFEVRSPSRIQVQFKEGTFNPPEVKSKINLPENVDIFGQKISLSPVQQSLGPLENAVAAIARAISGLPPLKIPIPGERTKSWLITTYLDKDLRISRGDGGLFVLVKEESSLLDQ, via the exons ATGAGTGTAATCCTGCAAAG GTTTACAGCATTCTCTGAGTTGTTACCTCTTCTGGCTGTGGGCACCATTCCTTTCTTGAAGGTTGAAAAGATTAGCCAAACGATTAGTACAAGCAGCCTTACCATAGAGAGCTCAACTACATTATCAAGCCCTGTTGCCACCTCTTCTTTCAGTGCAACTGCTGCCTTTGAAGTTCGAAGTCCGTCAAGAATACAG GTTCAATTCAAAGAAGGGACATTTAATCCTCCAGAGGTTAAGTCAAAAATAAATCTGCCAGAAAATGTGGATATCTTTGGCCAAAAGATAAGTTTGTCACCTGTACAGCAATCTCTGGGTCCTCTGGAAAATGCTGTGGCAGCTATAGCCCGAGCTATTTCTGGTCTGCCTCCTCTCAAGATTCCGATTCCAGGTGAGAGGACAAAGTCTTGGCTTATTACGACATACCTTGACAAGGATCTCCGGATTTCAAGAGGAGATGGTGGCCTTTTTGTTCTTGTTAAGGAAGAGAGTTCTCTTTTAGACCAGTAG